In Mesoplodon densirostris isolate mMesDen1 chromosome 5, mMesDen1 primary haplotype, whole genome shotgun sequence, a single window of DNA contains:
- the GPR156 gene encoding probable G-protein coupled receptor 156 translates to MEPEINCSELCDGFPGQELERRPLHDLCRTTITSSHHSSKTSSSLSPALLGVVWTFLSCGLLLIAFFLGFTIRCRKNRIVKMSSPNLNIVTLLGSCLTYGSAYLFGIHHQGALAGSSMETLIQVRLSMLCIGTSLVFGPILGKSWRLYKVFTQRVPDKRVIIKDLQLLGLVAALVIADVILLMTWVLTDPIQCLQILSVSMTVTGRDVSCSLTSTHFCASRYSDVWIALVLGCKGLLLLYGAYLAGLTDHVSSPPVNQSLTIMVGVNLVVLAAGLLFVVTRYLHSWPNLVFGLTSGGIFVCTTTINCFIFIPQLKQWKAFEEENQTIRRMAKYFSTPSKSLHTQYGEEQSCHVKGEKNSMERLLTEKNAVIESLQEQVNNAKEKLVRLMSAECIYDSPEGAVPPASSHSKDVLAAAPPHSLAAQGSLKCLPDSLSDTSPATQDSQSTSAPASSAQGLKGPVKDTSPSPGQKEEIAASQDFSDHLNLGRSQKPRAEQSRGAERRDQVPVALQQGLLPGGEGSVPQRQGQLENSEGPQARPSRVNSVIREKLQEVLQDLSLGSEAPVPCPPSCPQQPWKSSACRSPQKMPLSKELGFSPYMVRRRGAAQRARSHVPGSLPSSVGRRVNRADSGARTGRNVQDRDSPCLDPQTADCRVARPSSGKPLLLPAPQGKPDSPEGSKQCQTEPQGAEGSRSALSHQPSGPGRALYPAAPRRARASPDLPEQRLQRSPAPPGCPSLSPPRYLDTESSSSDEFFCRCHRPYCEICFQSSFDSSDSGSSDSDPEPAGRLASWEKLWARSKPIVNFKDDLKPTLV, encoded by the exons GATTGTGAAGATGTCCAGTCCCAATCTGAACATTGTGACCTTATTGGGCAGTTGTCTGACTTATGGTAGTGCTTACCTCTTTGGGATTCACCATCAAGGTGCTTTAGCAGGAAGCTCAATGGAAACTCTCATTCAG GTAAGACTGTCCATGTTGTGCATTGGGACCTCCCTTGTGTTTGGCCCCATTCTGGGAAAGAGCTGGCGACTCTACAAGGTGTTTACCCAGAGGGTTCCAGACAAGAGAGTG ATAATCAAAGACCTGCAGCTCCTGGGGTTGGTGGCAGCCCTGGTGATAGCAGATGTGATCCTGCTCATGACGTGGGTGCTGACTGATCCCATCCAGTGCCTCCAGATTCTCAGTGTCAGTATGACG GTGACAGGGAGAGACGTGTCCTGCTCTCTGACTAGCACACACTTCTGTGCTTCCCGGTACTCTGATGTCTGGATTGCTCTCGTTTTGGGATGCAAG GGCCTGCTGCTGCTCTATGGGGCCTACCTGGCTGGCTTGACTGACCATGTCAGCTCTCCTCCTGTGAATCAGTCTTTAACCATCATGGTTGGGGTCAACCTCGTGGTGCTGGCTGCTGGGCTTCTTTTTGTGGTCACCAGATACTTGCATTCCTGGCCCAACCTGGTCTTCGGACTCACGTCTGGAGGTATCTTTGTTTGCACAACCACAATCAACTGCTTCATCTTCATTCCCCAG CTGAAGCAATGGAAGGCATTTGAAGAGGAAAACCAAACAATCAGACGCATGGCCAAATATTTCAGCACTCCCAGCAAAAGCTTGCACACCCAGTATGGTGAGGAACAGAGTTGCCACGTTAAAGGAGAGAAAAACTCCATGGAGAGACTCCTCACAGAA AAAAATGCTGTGATTGAAAGCCTGCAAGAACAAGTAAACAACGCCAAAGAGAAGCTGGTGAGGCTGATGTCAGCTGAGTGCATCTATGACTCCCCCGAGGGGGCTGTCCCGCCTGCCTCTTCCCACAGCAAGGACGTCCTGGCTGCAGCTCCTCCCCATAGCCTAGCAGCTCAAGGGTCTTTGAAATGTCTCCCTGACTCTCTGAGTGATACCAGCCCGGCCACCCAGGACTCCCAGAGTACCTCAGCACCCGCCTCAAGTGCACAAGGCCTCAAGGGGCCTGTGAAGGACACCAGCCCCTCCCCGGGGCAGAAGGAGGAAATTGCTGCCTCTCAAGACTTTTCTGACCATTTAAATTTGGGCCGCAGCCAGAAGCCGCGGGCCGAGCAAAGCCGGGGTGCGGAGAGAAGAGACCAGGTACCCGTGGCCCTCCAGCAGGGTCTCCTGCCAGGTGGAGAGGGCTCTGTTCCCCAGAGACAGGGGCAGCTGGAGAACTCAGAGGGGCCCCAAGCGCGACCATCAAGGGTGAATTCAGTGATCAGGGAGAAGCTTCAGGAAGTCCTCCAAGATCTGAGCCTGGGCTCTGAGGCTCCCGTCCCCTGTCCCCCGTCCTGTCCCCAGCAGCCCTGGAAGAGCAGTGCCTGCCGCAGCCCCCAGAAGATGCCCCTCTCCAAGGAGCTGGGCTTCAGCCCGTACATGGTGAGGAGAAGGGGCGCGGCACAGCGGGCTCGCTCGCACGTGCCCGGTTCTCTGCCCTCCTCTGTGGGGCGTCGGGTAAACAGGGCTGATTCTGGGGCACGCACTGGGCGAAATGTGCAGGACAGGGACAGCCCCTGCCTGGACCCCCAAACTGCGGATTGCAGGGTAGCAAGACCCTCTTCCGGGAAGCCTTTACTACTCCCAGCTCCTCAAGGCAAGCCAGACTCCCCGGAGGGCAGCAAACAGTGCCAGACAGAGCCCCAGGGAGCCGAAGGGAGCCGCTCAGCCCTTTCTCACCAGCCTTCTGGTCCTGGCCGGGCGCTGTACCCCGCTGCCCCACGCCGAGCCAGAGCCTCGCCAGACCTGCCTGAGCAGCGGCTGCAGCGGTCCCCAGCGCCCCCAGGCTGCCCTTCCCTGTCTCCTCCACGCTACCTCGACACAGAGTCCAGCAGCTCGGACGAGTTCTTCTGCCGCTGCCACAGGCCCTACTGTGAAATCTGCTTCCAGAGCTCCTTTGATTCCAGTGACAGTGGCTCGTCAGACAGTGACCCTGAGCCTGCTGGGAGGCTGGCTTCCTGGGAAAAGCTGTGGGCACGCTCGAAGCCTATTGTGAACTTCAAAGATGACTTGAAACCCACACTGGTGTGA